A genomic window from Lotus japonicus ecotype B-129 chromosome 1, LjGifu_v1.2 includes:
- the LOC130729522 gene encoding methyl jasmonate esterase 1-like: MFKRERQFSLTFVLFFLCFFNCVNCEHFVLVHGAFHGAWCWYKVATLLKSAGHNVTALDMAASGINPRKTQEVLSTSEYHEPLMEFMGSLPPEEKVILVGHSLGGISVSIAMEKYPQQIFVAVFLTANVVTANLTHLAFLQEAKRRLGSTLVTQYFIFDGEDKPPMLSSLGHKFIASRMYQLSPPEDLTLALSLLRPLPPFMSNVALLVNQTAVTKYKNGRVPKVFFITEKDNLISQNFQEWIIERTGPYAQVKLIKNSDHMAMLSKPKKLCSELLKITYDI; this comes from the exons ATGTTCAAACGAGAGAGGCAATTTTCTTTGACCTTTGTCCTGTTCTTTCTCTGTTTCTTCAATTGTGTTAACTGTGAGCACTTTGTTCTGGTTCATGGAGCCTTTCATGGTGCATGGTGCTGGTATAAGGTTGCAACTCTGCTGAAATCAGCTGGTCATAATGTAACAGCTCTAGACATGGCTGCTTCTGGAATCAATCCAAGGAAAACACAAGAGGTTCTTTCAACTTCAGAGTACCATGAACCTTTGATGGAATTCATGGGGTCTCTTCCTCCAGAAGAGAAAGTGATTCTGGTTGGTCACAGTCTTGGGGGGATATCTGTATCAATTGCTATGGAAAAGTACCCTCAACAAATCTTTGTTGCCGTTTTCCTCACTGCAAATGTTGTCACTGCAAACCTCACTCACCTGGCTTTTCTTCAAGAG GCAAAGAGAAGACTGGGCTCTACTTTGGTAACACAATATTTCATCTTTGATGGAGAGGACAAACCTCCTATGCTTTCATCACTTGGACACAAATTCATAGCATCCAGAATGTACCAATTATCACCACCTGAG GATTTGACGCTTGCTTTATCACTGCTGAGACCTTTACCTCCTTTTATGAGCAATGTTGCATTATTGGTAAATCAAACAGCAGTTACCAAATACAAGAATGGAAGGGTACCTAAAGTCTTCTTCATCACTGAGAAAGACAACCTTATATCACAGAACTTTCAAGAATGGATAATTGAAAGAACTGGCCCTTATGCTCAAGTGAAACTGATAAAGAATTCTGATCACATGGCCATGCTCTCAAAACCAAAAAAGCTTTGCTCGGAGCTTCTAAAGATTACTTACGATATTTGA
- the LOC130729521 gene encoding WAT1-related protein At4g15540-like, with protein MERRNCWKDVVPFTAMVTVECTNVGVQVLFKAATEKGLSYYVFIAYSFAVSTLVLLLPLPFFIQRSRGLPPLKVNLIFKIFLLGVMGLVAQLCGYKGLQYSSPTLSSSLSNLIPAFTFILAIFFRMEKVALRSSSSQAKILGSTISILGALTVVLYKGPTIFSTSSSAKTTPTIDSPLGSTPQNWVLGGSLLVIEFFLVPVWYIVQTTVMKQYPAEIIVVFLYNLCGTLISAPVCLLLEQNLSAWRINPDVTLISILYSGFFSTGLSCLVHTWGLRLKGPVYISLFKPLSIVIATSMSVIFLGDALHFGTVVGAVILSIGFYAVIWGKAKEEELSVDDIVRAQPPPDNKTPLLQNSNGGIITHNNC; from the exons ATGGAAAGGAGAAATTGTTGGAAGGATGTGGTTCCATTCACTGCAATGGTTACAGTTGAATGCACCAACGTTGGTGTTCAGGTTCTATTCAAAGCAGCTACTGAGAAAGGATTGAGTTACTATGTCTTCATTGCTTATTCATTTGCAGTCTCCACTCTTGTTCTCCTATTGCCTCTACCCTTCTTCATCCAAAG GTCAAGAGGGCTTCCACCATTGAAGGTGAATCTTATCTTCAAAATTTTCCTCCTTGGGGTGATGGG ACTTGTAGCTCAGCTCTGTGGATATAAAGGACTTCAATATAGTTCACCGACACTTTCGTCTTCACTCAGCAACCTTATTCCGGCATTTACCTTCATCCTAGCCATCTTTTTCAG GATGGAGAAGGTAGCTTTAAGAAGCTCAAGCAGTCAGGCCAAAATCTTGGGTTCAACGATATCGATATTGGGTGCACTCACAGTTGTTCTTTATAAAGGCCCAACAATCTTCTCAACTTCATCATCTGCCAAAACCACGCCAACAATTGATTCTCCATTGGGCTCAACACCACAAAATTGGGTTCTTGGCGGATCTCTACTTGTTATTGAATTTTTTCTAGTTCCAGTGTGGTACATTGTTCAG ACCACTGTCATGAAACAATATCCAGCAGAGATCATTGTGGTCTTCCTATACAACCTGTGCGGGACACTCATATCTGCACCGGTATGCTTACTATTGGAACAAAACTTAAGTGCTTGGAGGATAAATCCAGATGTGACATTGATCTCCATTTTGTACTCG GGATTTTTCAGCACAGGTCTAAGTTGTCTTGTCCACACTTGGGGCCTCCGTCTTAAAGGCCCTGTGTATATATCACTTTTCAAGCCTCTATCAATAGTCATTGCTACTTCAATGAGTGTTATATTCCTCGGTGATGCACTACATTTTGGAAC TGTTGTTGGAGCAGTAATATTGTCAATTGGGTTTTATGCTGTTATATGGGggaaagcaaaagaagaagagcTGAGTGTGGATGACATAGTTAGAGCTCAACCTCCTCCTGATAATAAGACTCCTTTGTTGCAAAACTCCAATGGAGGAATCATTACGCATAACAATTGTTGA